Proteins found in one Arthrobacter sp. U41 genomic segment:
- a CDS encoding histidine phosphatase family protein, giving the protein MITPLNGPRPQLWILRHGETEWSKSGQYTGLTDLPLTVEGEQQSVEARKVLDAVDFDLVLTSPLRRARRTAELAGFPDAQLEPLAVEWDYGDYEGISSDLIRKDNPDYLIWTHGVPNGEALDDVAARADKIVARVLESGLDNVLMVAHGHFSRILTARWLGLDPHEGRHFILGTAKVCTLGWDKKTPAVLRWGL; this is encoded by the coding sequence GTGATTACACCGTTGAACGGCCCGCGCCCGCAGCTGTGGATCCTGCGGCACGGCGAAACTGAGTGGTCCAAGAGTGGCCAGTACACCGGCCTCACCGACCTGCCGCTCACCGTCGAGGGTGAGCAGCAGTCCGTGGAGGCACGCAAGGTGCTCGACGCCGTCGACTTTGACCTGGTGCTGACCTCTCCGCTGCGGCGGGCCCGGCGGACCGCGGAACTGGCCGGTTTCCCCGACGCCCAGCTCGAACCGCTCGCGGTCGAGTGGGACTATGGCGATTACGAGGGCATCAGCTCGGACCTCATCCGCAAGGACAACCCGGACTACCTGATCTGGACCCACGGCGTCCCCAACGGCGAAGCCCTGGATGACGTCGCCGCGCGGGCGGACAAGATCGTGGCGCGGGTGCTGGAATCCGGCTTGGATAATGTGCTGATGGTGGCGCACGGCCACTTCTCGCGGATCCTCACCGCCCGGTGGCTCGGGCTCGATCCTCACGAAGGCCGGCACTTCATCCTGGGCACAGCGAAAGTCTGCACGTTGGGCTGGGATAAAAAGACCCCGGCAGTGCTCCGCTGGGGCCTATGA
- a CDS encoding CCA tRNA nucleotidyltransferase, whose product MAHPHHETDSHTVDFQVDPVVLELGQRFVDAGHELSLVGGPVRDLFLGRVSPDLDFTTDATPDQTVALIKKWADNYWEIGRAFGTIGMRKNGFQIEITTYRAEAYDPDSRKPAVAFGESLTDDLLRRDFTINAMALRLPALELVDPFGGVRDLHASVLATPGAPESSFSDDPLRMMRAARFAAQLGITVHEDVRAAMSRMAERITMISAERVREELVKLICAAHPRAGVDLLVDTGLADFVLPEVSALRLESDEHHRHKDVYQHSLQVLEQAAALETGADGAVPGPDFVLRFAALMHDVGKPATRRFEPGGAVSFRHHDMVGSKLTSKRMKALRFDNDTIKAVAKLVELHMRFYGYGEAGWSDSAVRRYVTDAGPLLERLHRLTRSDVTTRNQRKAERLAFAYDDLEARIAALREQESLEAVRPDLDGGRIMELLGLKPGPVVGRAYKFLLEERMEHGPLDPDVAEAKLHEWWAAQPESVVALSTEES is encoded by the coding sequence ATGGCGCACCCACATCACGAGACTGACTCGCACACCGTTGATTTCCAGGTAGACCCTGTGGTTCTGGAGCTTGGGCAGCGGTTTGTCGACGCCGGCCACGAACTCTCGCTTGTGGGCGGCCCGGTGCGTGACCTTTTCCTTGGCCGGGTTTCCCCCGATCTGGACTTCACCACCGACGCCACTCCGGACCAGACCGTTGCCCTGATCAAGAAGTGGGCTGACAACTATTGGGAAATCGGGCGCGCGTTTGGCACGATCGGGATGCGCAAGAACGGGTTCCAGATCGAAATCACCACCTACCGTGCCGAGGCGTACGATCCCGACTCCCGTAAACCCGCCGTGGCGTTCGGAGAGTCGCTCACGGATGACCTGCTGCGCCGCGACTTCACCATCAACGCCATGGCCTTGCGCCTCCCGGCGCTGGAGCTGGTGGATCCGTTCGGTGGTGTCCGCGACCTCCATGCTTCCGTCCTCGCCACCCCCGGCGCCCCGGAATCATCCTTCTCCGACGATCCGTTGCGCATGATGCGCGCTGCCCGCTTTGCGGCCCAGCTGGGCATCACGGTGCATGAGGACGTCCGCGCCGCGATGTCCCGGATGGCGGAACGGATCACCATGATCTCCGCGGAACGCGTCCGCGAGGAGCTGGTCAAGCTGATCTGCGCGGCGCACCCCAGGGCTGGTGTGGATCTGCTCGTGGACACCGGGCTTGCCGACTTCGTTCTGCCCGAGGTCTCCGCCCTGCGTCTTGAGTCGGATGAACACCACCGGCACAAGGACGTCTACCAGCACTCCCTCCAGGTCCTGGAGCAGGCCGCCGCGCTGGAAACGGGGGCCGACGGCGCCGTGCCCGGGCCGGACTTCGTGCTGCGGTTCGCGGCCTTGATGCACGACGTCGGCAAGCCCGCCACGCGCCGTTTCGAGCCCGGCGGGGCGGTGAGCTTCCGGCACCACGACATGGTCGGGTCCAAACTGACGTCGAAACGGATGAAGGCGCTGCGTTTCGACAACGACACCATCAAGGCCGTGGCCAAACTGGTGGAGCTGCACATGCGTTTCTACGGCTACGGCGAGGCAGGCTGGAGCGATTCCGCCGTCCGCCGCTATGTCACCGACGCCGGCCCGCTCCTGGAGCGGCTGCACCGGCTGACCCGTTCGGATGTCACCACCCGCAACCAGCGCAAGGCCGAGCGGCTCGCCTTTGCCTACGACGATCTCGAGGCCAGGATTGCGGCCCTGCGTGAGCAGGAATCCCTCGAGGCCGTCCGCCCCGACCTGGACGGCGGCCGGATCATGGAACTGCTGGGCCTCAAGCCGGGCCCCGTCGTCGGACGCGCCTACAAATTCCTGCTGGAGGAACGGATGGAGCACGGCCCGCTGGACCCCGACGTGGCCGAGGCAAAACTTCACGAATGGTGGGCTGCCCAGCCCGAGTCCGTCGTCGCACTCTCAACTGAGGAGTCCTAA
- a CDS encoding NUDIX hydrolase: MAHPVPSAPGRRTNAPLPSAIGGNVAPVQHSGQASLPTVEEISAGGVVVDTADAELRVAIIARLNRGGRLEWCLPKGHPEGKESNEEAAVREIAEETGIEGKILAPLGSIDYWFTVSGHRVHKTVHHYLLQATGGELTIENDPDKEAVDVAWVPIHELARKLSFPNERRIADLAREVLPDHR, encoded by the coding sequence ATGGCCCATCCCGTACCGAGCGCTCCCGGCAGGAGGACAAACGCACCGTTGCCTTCGGCAATCGGTGGCAATGTCGCGCCGGTGCAGCACTCCGGACAGGCCTCCCTCCCCACGGTGGAGGAAATCTCCGCCGGCGGCGTCGTGGTGGACACCGCCGACGCCGAGCTCCGCGTAGCGATCATCGCCCGTCTTAATCGTGGCGGGCGGCTGGAATGGTGCCTGCCGAAGGGTCACCCCGAGGGCAAGGAAAGCAACGAGGAAGCCGCCGTTCGTGAAATCGCGGAGGAAACCGGCATCGAGGGCAAGATCCTCGCGCCGCTGGGAAGCATCGACTACTGGTTCACGGTCAGCGGACATCGCGTGCATAAAACCGTCCACCACTATCTGCTGCAGGCCACCGGCGGGGAACTGACGATCGAGAACGATCCGGACAAGGAAGCCGTGGATGTCGCCTGGGTTCCCATCCATGAACTGGCCCGCAAGCTTTCCTTCCCGAACGAGCGCCGCATCGCCGACCTCGCCAGGGAAGTCCTGCCGGATCACCGCTAG
- the murJ gene encoding murein biosynthesis integral membrane protein MurJ, with protein MSSAKPTPAPSGPADSKAVQSGEVRSSAIMAAGTLVSRFLGFGKTWMLAAALGLGSTVNDTFINANNLPNLIFLLVAGGVFNAVLVPQIIKASKAPDKGADYISRLLTLAVLVLLTLTLLVTLLAPWVIELTTQGYSPQQKALAVSFAFWCLPQIFFYGLYALLTQVLNAHGAFGPAMWAPILNNIVAIAGLGMFIWTFGPNVANPHTLDTWDSSQTLLVAGFSTIGVIAQTAILLVPVFRLRLGLRPRFGWRGVGLGQAAKLSVWTLATAAVGQLAFLYVMRIATIPGAERLRLEQAGDPAADTLPGNAVLEVASQLYLLPHSIIALSLATVLFNRMTRASQDGDHAALRNALSHGLRTMAVATVFGALALFALAGPLGMFFSGGVPRDGVMLAQTLTILALSTPFMSANFMMSRVFYANEDARTPFFIQLVLALVNVVAAFTIQFLPFDQIIFAIATLYTGGNILSVILSVVFLRRLLGHLDGPRIVNSYIRMGYAALGSALAGAVALWPLGSYSPDGFAWSTPLAALVTIAVVGPVMLAAYLLLLKLFRVTELSDLLQPLLGRLRRRPAADADAGKLPDGAATRTRPERATVSVDTGLIPRISGEFDAASFRAGPDLAEQDERSRRAGPEGGYLPAEDLPTTAEGGLGRGEVPLPGRRTYQGPAGHNPYFPFGGKKKK; from the coding sequence ATGTCATCTGCCAAACCCACCCCCGCACCCTCCGGCCCCGCCGATTCCAAAGCCGTCCAATCCGGAGAAGTCCGTTCCAGCGCCATCATGGCCGCGGGAACGCTGGTCTCGCGCTTCCTGGGATTCGGCAAGACCTGGATGCTGGCGGCCGCCCTGGGCCTCGGCTCCACGGTCAACGACACGTTCATCAACGCCAACAACCTGCCGAACCTGATCTTCCTGCTCGTCGCGGGCGGCGTCTTCAATGCCGTCCTGGTGCCCCAGATCATCAAGGCGAGCAAGGCTCCGGACAAGGGAGCGGACTACATCAGCCGGCTGCTGACGCTGGCGGTCCTGGTGCTGCTGACGCTCACGCTGCTGGTGACGCTGCTGGCGCCGTGGGTCATTGAACTGACGACGCAGGGCTACTCCCCGCAGCAGAAGGCCCTCGCGGTATCCTTCGCGTTCTGGTGCCTTCCGCAGATCTTCTTCTACGGCCTGTACGCCCTGCTGACCCAGGTGCTCAACGCCCACGGTGCCTTCGGGCCCGCGATGTGGGCGCCGATCCTGAACAATATTGTCGCGATCGCCGGCCTCGGCATGTTTATCTGGACCTTCGGTCCAAACGTGGCCAACCCCCACACCCTGGACACGTGGGACTCCAGCCAGACCCTGCTGGTGGCCGGATTCTCCACGATCGGTGTCATCGCCCAGACGGCCATCCTGCTGGTTCCGGTGTTCAGGCTCCGCCTCGGCCTGCGGCCGCGCTTCGGCTGGCGCGGGGTCGGCCTGGGCCAGGCCGCCAAGCTGAGCGTCTGGACCCTGGCGACGGCCGCCGTCGGGCAGCTGGCCTTCCTCTACGTCATGCGCATCGCCACGATCCCGGGTGCCGAACGGCTGCGCCTGGAACAGGCCGGGGATCCGGCCGCCGACACGCTGCCGGGCAACGCCGTGCTCGAGGTGGCGAGCCAGTTGTACCTGCTTCCACACTCCATCATTGCGCTGTCGCTGGCCACGGTGCTGTTTAACCGGATGACCCGGGCGTCGCAGGACGGGGATCACGCAGCGCTGCGCAACGCGCTCTCCCACGGGCTTCGGACCATGGCCGTGGCGACGGTCTTCGGGGCCCTGGCCCTGTTCGCGCTGGCCGGACCGCTGGGGATGTTCTTCTCCGGCGGGGTGCCCCGGGACGGCGTGATGCTGGCACAGACGCTGACCATCCTGGCGCTCAGCACACCGTTCATGAGTGCGAATTTCATGATGTCCCGCGTGTTTTATGCCAACGAGGATGCCCGGACACCGTTCTTCATCCAGCTGGTTCTGGCGCTCGTGAACGTGGTTGCGGCCTTCACGATCCAGTTCCTGCCGTTCGATCAGATCATTTTCGCCATCGCCACCCTCTACACCGGCGGCAATATCCTGTCCGTGATCCTCAGCGTGGTCTTCCTGCGCCGGCTCCTGGGCCATCTGGACGGTCCGCGGATCGTCAACTCCTACATACGGATGGGGTATGCCGCACTGGGATCCGCGCTGGCCGGTGCCGTCGCGTTGTGGCCGCTGGGCAGCTACAGCCCGGACGGGTTCGCCTGGAGCACCCCCCTCGCCGCCCTCGTCACGATCGCCGTCGTCGGGCCTGTCATGCTGGCTGCCTACCTGCTGCTGTTGAAGCTGTTCCGGGTGACTGAGCTGAGCGACCTGCTCCAGCCCCTGCTGGGCCGCCTGCGCCGCCGCCCGGCGGCCGACGCAGACGCCGGCAAGCTTCCGGACGGCGCCGCAACTCGTACCCGGCCGGAACGGGCCACTGTCTCGGTGGACACCGGACTGATTCCGAGAATCTCCGGCGAATTCGACGCAGCATCCTTCCGTGCGGGTCCGGACCTCGCCGAACAGGACGAACGGTCCCGGCGCGCCGGGCCGGAAGGCGGTTACCTGCCCGCCGAGGATCTGCCCACCACGGCGGAGGGCGGCCTGGGCCGCGGCGAGGTCCCGCTGCCCGGGCGCAGGACGTACCAGGGCCCGGCGGGGCATAACCCCTATTTCCCGTTCGGCGGCAAGAAGAAAAAATAG
- a CDS encoding ABC transporter substrate-binding protein — protein sequence MSHPIDVGSVLGGRYKVTATVLTSHDQDLVLDGVDQVLNRAVSILVAGPGNADQVAQSAREVATGERPGSVQILDLGVSDATTYLITNHTSAADLLDLVVSSNPPYVEPFFTDTLGSEIFGQPRSHEPETYDGLYDEEEVDAGYINYGQNQQPAAPAPRVSPAAPPVSPARVPSRPAASPAAGAAGNGATGTGAAGAAGAAGLAAAAAGSAAATQTSSKAKSPDAASTEATPKVTAPQPVQGGAPGSGARDSTPSAPAETPKVSLWSEDDYDQPAPGGNKTSRQDHAPEVAAAAGSAATNRAPGVFPGSARSSDSTPPDDEYYGEDEEAQREPRSMRWLVGGLLAAVLVVGLVLAVTNLGSLFKTTTPPVAGGSTPTSTPAASSAAPSGTASPTAPVAGPPAIEGVTRLGSFDFAGTYDDDLIKTFDGNAASYWSDMEFATDNWGGLAAEVPLVVKLESPAEVTSVTLSQLGASGGSISVFTNDRPSLDGAKQVGSNSFTSPELTMSLQEPATAQYVIVSIKTLPKLAAPKTRYGFGLRLAEIKVQ from the coding sequence GTGTCCCACCCGATCGATGTCGGATCAGTACTAGGTGGCCGTTACAAGGTCACTGCCACTGTACTGACCTCACATGACCAGGATCTGGTGCTGGACGGCGTGGACCAGGTGCTCAACCGTGCCGTGAGTATCCTCGTTGCCGGGCCGGGCAACGCTGATCAAGTGGCGCAGAGTGCCCGGGAAGTCGCCACGGGCGAACGTCCCGGCAGCGTGCAGATCCTCGACCTTGGGGTCAGCGACGCCACAACCTACCTCATTACCAACCACACCTCGGCCGCTGACCTGCTGGACCTGGTGGTGTCCTCCAACCCGCCCTACGTCGAGCCGTTCTTTACGGACACGCTGGGCAGCGAAATCTTCGGTCAGCCGCGCTCCCATGAACCGGAAACCTATGACGGGCTCTACGACGAAGAGGAAGTAGACGCCGGGTACATCAATTACGGGCAGAACCAGCAGCCTGCCGCCCCCGCGCCGCGAGTCAGTCCCGCCGCACCGCCGGTTTCCCCGGCCCGTGTGCCTTCGCGTCCGGCCGCGTCACCCGCTGCAGGTGCCGCAGGAAACGGTGCAACTGGAACCGGAGCGGCAGGAGCGGCAGGAGCGGCAGGCCTCGCTGCCGCTGCTGCCGGCAGCGCCGCCGCAACCCAGACGTCCTCCAAAGCAAAGTCCCCCGATGCCGCCTCCACGGAGGCCACCCCGAAGGTGACGGCGCCGCAGCCGGTCCAGGGCGGTGCCCCGGGTTCCGGTGCCCGTGACTCCACACCGTCCGCCCCCGCCGAAACACCCAAGGTTTCACTGTGGTCCGAGGACGACTACGACCAGCCTGCACCCGGAGGCAATAAGACGTCCCGACAGGATCACGCACCGGAGGTTGCCGCCGCGGCCGGCAGTGCCGCCACGAACCGCGCCCCCGGGGTCTTCCCGGGTTCGGCCCGGAGCAGCGACTCCACTCCTCCGGACGACGAGTACTACGGCGAGGACGAGGAAGCCCAGCGCGAGCCCCGCTCCATGCGCTGGCTCGTGGGCGGACTGCTGGCCGCGGTCCTCGTGGTCGGTCTGGTTCTGGCCGTGACCAACCTCGGCAGTCTGTTCAAGACCACCACGCCGCCGGTCGCCGGCGGCAGCACCCCCACCAGCACGCCGGCTGCAAGCTCGGCAGCGCCGTCAGGTACCGCCAGCCCCACGGCGCCGGTCGCCGGTCCGCCCGCCATTGAGGGCGTCACCCGGCTTGGCAGCTTCGATTTCGCCGGAACCTATGACGACGACCTGATCAAGACCTTCGATGGCAATGCCGCCAGCTACTGGTCGGACATGGAATTCGCAACGGACAACTGGGGTGGCCTCGCCGCCGAGGTTCCGCTCGTCGTCAAGCTCGAGAGCCCTGCTGAGGTCACTTCGGTCACCCTCAGCCAGTTGGGGGCCTCAGGCGGTAGCATCAGCGTCTTCACGAACGACCGGCCCTCCCTCGACGGCGCCAAACAGGTGGGCAGCAACAGCTTCACTTCCCCGGAACTGACGATGTCCCTGCAGGAACCCGCCACAGCCCAGTACGTCATCGTCTCGATCAAGACCTTGCCCAAGCTGGCGGCGCCAAAGACCCGCTATGGCTTTGGCCTGCGCCTGGCTGAAATCAAGGTCCAGTAG
- the trxB gene encoding thioredoxin-disulfide reductase, whose product MSNAENTASEVRDVIIVGSGPAGYTAAVYTARANLKPLLLAGSVTAGGELMNTTDVENYPGFPDGIMGPDLMENFEKQAARFGTEIQFEDVTELDLDGDIKTVTIGSGETFKARSIILSTGSAYRELGLPNEKRLSGHGVSWCATCDGFFFKDQDIAVIGGGDSAMEEALFLTKFARSVTVVHRRDSLRASKIMADRALAHEKISFVWNSGVEDVLGQQKVTGLRLKNLIDGAESELSVTGVFVAIGNDPRTDLVKGKVDLTPEGTIAVDGRTSKTSIKGVFAAGDVIDPTYRQAITASGSGCVAALDVEHYLADFHA is encoded by the coding sequence GTGAGCAACGCAGAAAACACCGCGTCAGAAGTGCGTGATGTCATCATCGTAGGCTCCGGCCCCGCGGGCTACACTGCCGCGGTGTACACGGCGCGCGCCAACCTGAAGCCGCTGCTCCTGGCAGGATCAGTGACGGCTGGCGGCGAGCTGATGAACACGACCGACGTCGAGAACTACCCGGGATTCCCGGACGGCATCATGGGTCCGGACCTGATGGAGAACTTCGAGAAGCAGGCCGCCCGCTTCGGCACCGAAATACAGTTTGAAGACGTCACCGAACTTGATCTCGACGGCGACATCAAGACCGTCACCATCGGCTCAGGGGAGACCTTCAAGGCGCGCTCTATCATTCTGTCGACGGGTTCGGCCTACCGTGAGCTCGGACTGCCCAACGAAAAGCGCCTTTCCGGCCACGGCGTCAGCTGGTGTGCAACCTGCGACGGTTTCTTCTTCAAGGACCAGGACATTGCAGTGATTGGCGGCGGTGACTCCGCGATGGAAGAGGCATTGTTCCTCACCAAGTTTGCGAGGTCAGTAACCGTGGTCCACCGCCGTGACAGCCTGCGGGCCTCCAAGATCATGGCCGACCGCGCCTTGGCGCACGAGAAGATCAGCTTTGTCTGGAACAGCGGCGTCGAGGATGTCCTCGGCCAGCAAAAGGTCACCGGGCTTCGATTGAAGAACCTCATCGACGGCGCCGAAAGCGAACTCTCCGTCACGGGTGTCTTTGTGGCAATCGGCAACGATCCCCGCACCGACCTCGTCAAGGGCAAGGTGGACCTGACCCCCGAGGGAACTATCGCCGTCGATGGCCGCACGTCGAAAACCAGCATCAAGGGTGTCTTTGCCGCGGGTGATGTCATCGACCCGACATACCGCCAGGCCATCACGGCTTCGGGATCCGGCTGTGTGGCCGCCCTCGATGTCGAGCACTACCTCGCAGACTTCCACGCCTAA
- the trxA gene encoding thioredoxin, which translates to MSNAKDVTDASFSTDVLASAKPVIVDFWAEWCGPCRKLGPILDEISVEYSEKVDVVKVNVDDNPAIAAQYGITSIPAVYLFQDGEVKGTVIGARPKQFFEKEFADVLS; encoded by the coding sequence ATGAGCAACGCAAAAGACGTAACAGACGCTAGTTTCAGCACGGACGTACTGGCTTCCGCCAAGCCGGTCATCGTGGACTTCTGGGCCGAATGGTGCGGCCCGTGCCGCAAGCTCGGACCGATCCTCGACGAGATCTCCGTGGAGTACAGCGAGAAGGTGGATGTCGTCAAGGTGAACGTTGACGACAACCCGGCGATCGCAGCCCAGTACGGCATCACATCGATCCCCGCCGTGTACCTCTTCCAAGATGGCGAAGTCAAGGGAACCGTCATTGGGGCTCGCCCCAAGCAGTTCTTCGAAAAGGAATTCGCGGACGTTTTGTCCTAG
- a CDS encoding ParB/RepB/Spo0J family partition protein, with product MSDKRRGLGRGLGALIPSSAAASGTGSAPSRPVDLFFPESRKRTPAAEIPAPEEATAVPGEEAPAASQVKGSAAAAAVGSDEAVDSKTAAGSRKSPARKTAAAKGSAPTAAPDSASQESADEGNSALPEAENTGVELVEVPGVRFAEILVTDIHPNRKQPRSVFDEDDMAELIHSVREIGVLQPIVVRTSTEEGGEPYELVMGERRWRAVQAAGLQTIPAIVRDTTDDDLLRDALLENLHRSQLNPLEEAAAYQQLLEDFGTTHEQLADRIGRSRPQVSNTLRLLKLPPLVQRRVAASVISAGHARALLALPDAAAMERLAQKIVSEGMSVRATEEAVTLYQNPASTPKNNIPRPGARHERLDYLASSLSDRLDTNVKISLGARKGRVSIEFASVEDLNRIMDVLTPGAPG from the coding sequence ATGAGCGATAAGCGACGCGGCCTCGGCCGCGGACTTGGGGCACTCATTCCAAGTTCCGCCGCGGCTTCCGGAACCGGTTCAGCGCCGTCCCGTCCTGTGGATCTTTTCTTTCCTGAATCCCGAAAGCGCACCCCTGCCGCCGAGATACCGGCACCGGAAGAGGCTACGGCAGTTCCCGGCGAGGAAGCGCCTGCAGCGTCGCAGGTGAAGGGCTCTGCCGCAGCGGCCGCTGTCGGCTCCGATGAGGCAGTCGATTCGAAGACCGCTGCCGGATCCAGGAAGTCACCGGCACGGAAGACTGCCGCCGCCAAGGGTTCGGCTCCGACAGCAGCGCCGGACTCCGCATCGCAGGAGTCGGCAGACGAAGGGAATTCAGCCCTCCCGGAAGCGGAAAATACTGGCGTGGAACTCGTCGAGGTACCAGGTGTCCGCTTCGCGGAAATCCTGGTCACTGACATCCACCCCAACCGCAAGCAGCCGCGTTCAGTCTTTGACGAGGATGACATGGCGGAGCTCATCCACTCGGTCCGTGAAATAGGTGTCCTCCAGCCAATTGTGGTCCGCACTTCAACCGAAGAAGGTGGAGAACCCTACGAGCTCGTTATGGGCGAGCGTCGTTGGCGGGCAGTACAGGCCGCCGGCCTTCAAACCATCCCCGCCATTGTCCGTGACACCACCGATGATGACCTTCTCCGCGATGCCCTGCTGGAGAACCTGCACCGGAGTCAGCTTAATCCGCTCGAAGAGGCAGCCGCATACCAGCAGTTGTTGGAGGACTTCGGAACCACGCACGAGCAGCTGGCCGACCGGATCGGCCGTTCACGGCCCCAGGTGTCCAACACGCTCCGGCTGCTCAAGCTTCCGCCGCTCGTACAGCGCCGCGTAGCTGCCAGTGTCATCTCTGCCGGCCACGCCCGCGCACTGCTTGCACTCCCCGATGCTGCTGCCATGGAGCGTCTGGCCCAGAAGATCGTCTCAGAAGGAATGTCAGTGCGTGCCACTGAAGAGGCGGTGACGCTGTATCAGAATCCGGCGTCTACGCCGAAGAACAACATTCCGCGGCCAGGCGCTCGACATGAGCGCCTGGACTACCTGGCTTCCTCTCTCTCTGACCGACTGGATACCAACGTCAAGATATCGCTCGGTGCACGCAAGGGACGCGTGAGCATCGAGTTCGCGAGCGTTGAGGACCTCAACCGGATCATGGACGTGCTGACGCCCGGGGCTCCCGGTTAG
- a CDS encoding ParA family protein, producing MTRSEASTQRIPPFVSLGSARAFAAPAVAHDYTGKQPASVAKTTGMANVSRETSTAPKATVLDSIDDTSPIARELAHENKRRERLLGRELPKPEKTRIFTVSNQKGGVGKTTTTVNIAAALAAAGLKVLVIDIDPQGNASTALGIEHHADVDSIYDVLINDIPLQDVVAPCPDIANLICAPATIHLAGAEIELVSLVAREQRLRRAIDVYAKERAKNGEERLDYIFIDCPPSLGLLTVNAFCAANEVLIPIQCEYYALEGLSQLLKNIEMIQKHLNAELVVSTILLTMYDGRTNLAAQVAAEVREHFPEQVLGAVVPRSVRISEAPSYQQTVMTYDPSSTGALSYLEAASEIAER from the coding sequence GTGACCAGAAGCGAAGCCTCCACACAACGGATTCCCCCGTTTGTGTCCCTGGGGTCCGCACGGGCTTTCGCCGCGCCCGCAGTCGCTCACGATTACACCGGAAAACAGCCTGCTTCGGTTGCGAAGACCACCGGCATGGCGAACGTTTCACGTGAAACATCCACTGCTCCGAAAGCGACTGTCCTCGACTCCATTGATGACACCAGCCCCATTGCCCGTGAGCTCGCCCATGAGAACAAACGGCGCGAACGCCTCCTGGGTCGTGAACTCCCGAAGCCGGAAAAGACCCGCATCTTCACCGTTTCAAACCAGAAGGGCGGAGTCGGCAAGACGACCACCACGGTCAACATCGCTGCCGCCCTGGCGGCCGCCGGCCTGAAGGTGCTGGTCATTGACATCGATCCGCAGGGAAATGCGTCGACGGCACTGGGAATTGAACACCACGCCGACGTTGACAGTATTTACGATGTTCTCATCAACGACATCCCGCTGCAGGACGTGGTGGCACCATGCCCGGACATCGCCAACCTGATCTGTGCGCCCGCCACCATCCACCTCGCCGGCGCGGAGATCGAGCTGGTCAGCCTCGTCGCCCGTGAACAGCGCCTCCGCCGTGCGATCGATGTCTACGCCAAGGAACGGGCGAAGAACGGTGAGGAGCGGCTCGACTATATCTTCATCGACTGCCCGCCGAGTCTCGGACTTCTGACCGTCAACGCGTTCTGCGCAGCCAACGAAGTGCTCATTCCGATTCAGTGCGAGTACTACGCGCTCGAGGGACTGAGCCAGCTGTTGAAGAACATCGAAATGATCCAGAAGCACTTGAATGCTGAGCTGGTTGTCTCCACCATACTTTTGACCATGTACGACGGCCGCACCAATCTCGCCGCCCAGGTGGCAGCCGAGGTGCGCGAACATTTCCCGGAACAGGTCCTGGGCGCCGTGGTCCCCCGCTCGGTGCGGATTTCCGAAGCACCGAGCTACCAGCAGACCGTGATGACGTATGACCCCTCATCCACCGGGGCCTTGTCCTACCTGGAAGCCGCATCCGAAATAGCGGAACGTTAG
- the rsmG gene encoding 16S rRNA (guanine(527)-N(7))-methyltransferase RsmG — MIEMTAAELQAAEKIFGDRLDLAKRYVEHLATSGTERGLIGPREIPRLWSRHVLNCAVIESQIAKGSHVADVGSGAGLPGLCLAIARPDLELTLIEPLERRVIWLQEVVDDLGLDNVTVMRTRAELAVGMVNADVVTARAVSALSNLAGLTIPLLAGKGEVVAIKGRSAGEEIEKAAKVIRKLGGTQTSVVLVGEDLLEEPTTVVRIVVNKPQKIA; from the coding sequence ATGATTGAAATGACCGCTGCCGAACTGCAGGCAGCAGAGAAAATTTTTGGTGACCGTCTGGATCTGGCAAAACGCTATGTGGAGCACCTGGCCACGTCCGGCACGGAGCGGGGCCTGATTGGTCCCCGCGAAATTCCCCGGCTGTGGAGCCGGCACGTGCTCAATTGCGCCGTGATCGAGAGCCAGATTGCCAAGGGAAGCCATGTCGCTGACGTCGGCAGCGGCGCCGGACTCCCCGGCCTGTGCCTGGCCATTGCCCGGCCCGATCTGGAGCTGACCCTGATCGAGCCCCTCGAACGCCGTGTTATCTGGCTGCAGGAGGTCGTGGATGACCTTGGTCTCGACAATGTCACGGTCATGCGCACCCGGGCGGAGCTCGCCGTTGGAATGGTCAACGCCGACGTCGTCACGGCACGCGCCGTGTCAGCCCTGTCGAACCTTGCCGGACTCACCATCCCACTGCTGGCGGGCAAGGGTGAAGTTGTTGCGATCAAGGGACGCAGCGCCGGCGAGGAAATTGAAAAGGCCGCCAAGGTAATCCGTAAGCTCGGCGGCACCCAGACCTCCGTTGTACTCGTGGGCGAGGACCTGCTCGAAGAACCCACAACCGTTGTCCGAATCGTTGTGAATAAGCCTCAAAAGATTGCCTAG